GGAGAAGTACGGGGTCACCGTGCGGCAGTGGGTGGACTACCGGGCGCTGACGGGAGACGCCAGCGACAACATCCCCGGTGCCAAGGGCATCGGCCCCAAGACCGCCGCCAAGATTTTGCAGGAGTACGGCACCCTCGACGCCGCGCTGGAGGCCGCCCGTGCGGGCACCTTGGAACCGAAGGGGACCCGCGAGAAGCTGCTCGCCTCGGAAAAGGACATCTATTTCAGCCGCGACCTCTCGTGCATGGTCACCGACCTGCCGCTGAAGGTCGAACTCGGCGTGCCGCGTGGCCCCGGCGATCCCGACCGCCTGATGGAGTTGCTCGACGAGCTGGAGCTGGTGTCCCTCAAGCGCGAGGTGCTCGCGCTGGGGCAGAAGGAGGCCGACTCGCTCGCGGCCGCCGCCACTGCTGCCCCTGAAACTGGAGCCTTCGCCCCACCCCAGACCGAGCCGTGGCGCACGCCGGGGCCGGACGTGACCTGGGGATACGTCCTCTCGCGCGAGGACGACCTCACCGCCGACCTCGTGGCGGCGGCCACCTTCGACGGCGAGGTCGCCCGCGTCGCGCCGACCGAGGCACGCACCCCCCCGCCCGGTGCGCTGCCCGCAGCGGAGGCGCCCGCTGAACCCGCGCTCCTCCCGGAAGCGCCCCGGACCAAGGCGGAGCAGAAGGCGCTGGAAAAGGCCGCCCGCGCCGCCGAGAAAGCCTCGCAGCGCCTAGCGGCCCTTTATCCCCCCACCGTCTCCGACGCCGAGTTCATCGGGCAGCGGTCGGTGCGGGCGGCGGGGGCCAAGGCGCTCGCGGCGCACCTCAGCGTGCGCGGCACGGTGGTGGAGCCGGGGGACGATCCCCTCCTCGTCGCCTACCTGCTCGACCCCGCCAACACGAACATGCCCACCGTCACTGAGCGCTACCTGCGCCTCTCCTGGCCCGACGACGCGGCCACCCGCGCCGCGATCACCCACCGCCTGATGGCCGACCTCCCTCCCCAGCTCGACGAACCCCGCCGCAAGCTGTACGGGGAAATGGAACTCCCCCTCTCGGCGGTCCTCGCCCGGATGGAGGTGCGCGGGGTGCGGCTCGACAGCGCCTACCTGCGCGGCCTGTCCATCGCCACGGCCGAGCGCCTCGCCACCCTGGAGGCCGAGATTCACGGGCACGCGGGCCGCGAGTTCCCCATCCGCAGCCGCGACCAGCTCGAAACCGTTCTGTACGACGAGCTCGGCCTCGCCAGCGGCAAGAAGACCAAGCTGACGGGCAAACGGAGCACCGCCGTGTCGGCCCTCGAACCCCTGCGCGACGAGCACCCCATCATCCCCGCGCTGCTCGAATACCGCGAGCTGGAGAAGCTGCGCGGCACCTACCTCGATCCGCTGCCCAACCTGGTGAACCCGCAGACCGGAAGGCTTCACACCACCTTCGCGCAGACGGCGGTGGCGACCGGGCGGCTGAGCAGCCTCAATCCCAACCTCCAGAACATCCCCATCCGCTCGGAACTCGGCCGCGAGATTCGCAAGGGCTTTATCGCGGACGACGGCTTCGTGCTGATCAGCGCCGACTACTCGCAGATCGAGCTGCGGCTGCTCGCGCATATTGCCGAAGACCGCCTGATGCAGCAGGCCTTTCAGGAGGGCGCCGACATCCACCGCCGCACCGCCGCGCAGGTGCTGGGGCTGGATGAGGCGACCGTCACGGCCCAGCAGCGCCGCGCCGCCAAGACGGTCAACTTCGGCGTCCTGTACGGTATGAGCGCCCACCGCCTCAGCAACGACCTGGGTATTCCCTACGCGGAGGCCGCCACCTTTATCGAGGTCTACTTCAGCACCTACCCCGGTATCCGGCGCTACATCGACCGCACGCTGGAATTCGGGCGCGAGCATGGGTACGTCGAGACGCTGTACGGCCGCCGCCGCTACGTCCCGGAGCTGAAGGCGTCCAACCGCACCCTGCGCGAAGCAGGCGAGCGGCTGGCGTACAACATGCCCATTCAGGGCACCGCCGCCGACATCATCAAGCTGGCGATGGTGCGGCTCGACCGCGAGCTGGAGGCGCTGGGCGCGAGGCTGCTGCTGCAAGTCCACGACGAACTGCTGATCGAGGCCCCCGAGCACCGCGCGGGGGAGGTCGCGCAACTCACCCGCGAGGTGATGGAGGGCGCCGCGCAACTCAGCGTGCCGCTGGCGGTCGAGGTCGGTGCGGGGCCGAACTGGTACGACACGAAGTAGGGACCACTCGAAGGGGGCGAGGTTCAGGGCAGCAACACTCCCTGAACCTCGCCCCTTCAAGGGTTCAAAATCAGCGCCGGGCCGTCAGACCTTCACGAACTCCTGCACGCCCAGCACGAACATCACCGCGCCGCCCACCGCGACCTCCACCGGGTCGGACGCCATGCCCTCGCCGCCCTCGCCCATCGGCACGCCGGGGGTGACGAGGCGGGTGCGGGTGCGGCAGGTCTGCTGAACGTGGCGCTTGAGTTCGTCCATGCGGGTGTCGGGCACCCCGATCATCAGGGTGGTGTTGCCCTCGCGCAAGAAGCCGCCCGTGCTGGCGAGCTTGGTGACCTCGAAGGCGTTTTCCGACAACACCCGGATCAGCGCGGCGGCGTCGGCATCCTGAATCACGGCGAGCACGAGCTTCATGAAGCCCAGCATAACAGAGGCCCCGTCACCCCCCGGTCAGCGGCCCCAGCAGACATGAAAAAAGGCCTCCGCAGTGGGAGGCCCGGGGAATCAGGGGAAGGTCAGGCGACCTGCTTCTTCTTGCCGGTCGCGGGGGCGGCGGGGGCCTGCTCCTGCCCCAGCGCCTGCGCTTCCTTGAGGCGGAAGATCACCAAGCTGCCCACGAAGGTGCAGGTGATCATGCCGTGCGCGTTCAGCAGCGACAAGGCCGCCATCACGTCGTCGCGGGTCATGCGGAGCTGGTCGCTCATGTACAGGGCGCTGTCGGCTCGGCCCTCCAGGTAGTCGCGCACCCGCTTGGCATCTTCGGTCAGCGGTGTGGCGGGCACGTCCGCGAGGCCGGGGTCGGCCAGGCCATACACGGCGCGGGTCCCGGTGCCGGGCAGGCGGCGCACCCGGCCCTGGTCGAGCAAGCTGGCGAGAGCGGCCCGCAGGTGCGACAGGGCCAGGCCGGTGGTCTTGGCGAGTTCGGTCTCGACCCATTCGGGCTTGCTTTCCAGCGCCTTCAGGACGAGCTTTTCGTTGGCACGCCGGGTCTCTTGCAGGTCTTCGAGGGTGGGGGGGTTAAACATGCGCTATCCTCCGGAAAACCAGAGCGGACGGTCAGGCCCCTCCGGCAGTGAGTCGGGATCGTGGACTCGGTACAAGTGCGCAGGGCGCAACTTTCCTATTGTGACAGATCAGGCCCTCACCTGGATGAGGCAAGCTGATCTGGCCTTGAACCGGTTGGCGGACAGAAAGCTTGGGCGGCCAGGGCAGCCCGCGGTGGTCAGTTCGGTCTCCAGCGTACCCCTCCGCCATCTGACCACCGTGAGAGGGGCCACTGGGCGGCTGAGCATTTCTTGACAGGGCGGGGGCAGGTGCTGGCCGCCCTGCCGTGGAGATGAAGTGCCCGGTTGACCGTCGCCTGGGCTCGCGTCCTTACTGTGAGCCCGGCAACGTTTGCCCCGCCCGTGCCGTAGGGTCGGGTGGGAGGAACGATGCTGGAGATAAGGAACCTGAGCAAGACCTACGGGCGGCACGCGGCGCTGCGGGACGTGAGCCTCACGGCGGGGGAGGGTGAGGTCTTCGGGCTGCTCGGCCCCAATGGGGCGGGCAAAACCACCCTGCTGCGCATCCTGGCGACCCTCTTGCAACCGACGTCGGGCACCGCGAGCGTGGCGGGCCACGACGTGGGGCGCGAGCCGGAGGCGGTGCGCCGGGTGATCGGCGTGGTGAACGGCGGCATGGGCCTGCCCGCCCGCCTCACGGGGCGCGAGGTGCTGCGCTCCTTCGCGGGCTTCTACGGCATGACGCGGGCGCAGGCCGACGCCCGCATCGCGGAGCTGGACGCCGCGCTGGACCTGGGGCGCACCCTCGACACCCGCGCGGGCGAGTACTCGACGGGCATGAAGCGGAAGGTGGTGATCGCCCGCGCCGTGATCCACGACCCGCAGGTCCTGGTGCTCGACGAGGCGGCGAGCGGGCTGGACATCTTCGCGCGGCGCACCCTGCTCGACTTCGTGGCGGCGGCGCGGCGGCCGGGGCGGCTGACCCTCTACTCCACCCACGTCATGAGCGAGGCCGAGGAGGTCTGCGACCGGGTGGCGATCTTGCACCAGGGTGAACTCGTGACGGTGGGGACCATCCCCGACATCCTGGCGCGGACGAGCGAACGGAATCTGGAACGGGCTTTCTTCGCGCTGGTACGCGGCATGGACGGGGAGGCGGCGCGTGCGTCCTGACCACATCTGGCGGGTGGCCTCGCGCGATCTGCTCTCGACCCTGCGCGACCGCCGCACGCTGACGAGCACGATTCTGATCCCGCTGCTCCTCATCCCGCTGTTCACGCTGGGGCTGCCCCTGCTGCTGGGCAACTTCATCGGCGGGCAGGCGCAGGAGCGCCAGCAGGTCGGGGTGGTGGGCACGCTGCCCGCGCCCCTGCGCACCGCCCTGACCCGCGACGAGAAGGCCCCCGACGGCACCGTGATTCGCGCCGGGGTCGAACTTGTCCCCGTCGAGGACCCCCGCGCCGCCGTACAGTCGGGCGAGGTGGACGCGGCGCTGCGGGCACCCGAGCCGCTCCCCACCCGCGCGGGCGACGGGGCGGGGGAGTTGGAAGTGTACGCCAAGCTCGGCAACCTGCGGGCACAGACCGGAGCCTTCGCCAAAGTGCAGGCCACCGTGGAGGCCTACAACCGCGAGCTGGCCGTGCAGCGCCTCGGCGGGTTGGGGCTGGGGCCGCAGACGCTGACGCCCGTGACCCTCTCCCCCATCGACGCCAGCCCCGAGCAGGAGCGCCGCAGCGGGCAGCTCGCCTTCCTGATCCCGCTGCTGATGCTGAACTTCATCCTGACCGGGGCGATGGCGACCGCGCTGGACGCCACGGCGGGCGAAAAGGAGCGCGGTACCCTGGAAAGCCTGCTCGTCTCGCCGGTGCGCCGCTCGGAGGTGGTGGCCGGGAAACTGCTTGCCACGACGATCACGGCCCTGACGACCGCGCTCTTCAGTGTGGGCGGCTTCCTGCTGACCGGCGTGCTGTCGCGGACACTGCTCGACGGGAACGGGGCGAACGCCGAACTCACCCAGGCTTTCGGCGGGCAGCTCACGCTGACGCTGGGGGGAGCACTCGCCCTGCTGGGCACGGTGATCAGCGCCGCCCTGCTCATCAGCGCCATATTGATCGCCCTGAGCATCTACGCCCGCTCGTACAAGGAGGCGCAGACTTACGTCACGCCGCTCTCGCTCGCCATCGTGTTTCCGGCGGTACTGCTGCAATTCAGCGACTTTCTGACCCTGAGTGACGGCATCTACGCCCTGCCCCTCTTTGGGAGCATGGTGTCCATCCTCGACGTGGTGCGCGGCAACCTGACGGCCGGGCACGCACTGACCGCGATCGGGGCCAATCTGGTGGGAACGCTGCTGCTGGGGCTGCTGGCGCTGCGGTCCTTCCACCGCGAGGAAGTGATTTTCCGAAATTAGGACACCCGGCAGTCGGGGGCGAACAGCCGAGGGCGGACCCCCAGCACGGGAGGTCCGCCCTCGGCTTGAAGGGCTCAGTTGCGCCGGGTGGAGTCGGTGGGGTTCACCGGGTCCATCCCCGGCCGGGCGCCGTCGTCCATCCGGCCCTCGGTGGGGTCAGGCTGGCCCTCCAGCGCGGCGACCCCCGTCTCGTGGGGACGCACGGCAAGAGGGTCGATGACGGGCTCTTCCTTGCTCACGCTGTCCACCAGGATGTCGAGCACGTCCCCGGCGCGGGCCGCGTCGATGGCCTTGTGGGTGACGATCTCGCCGACATTCAGGATGATGGTGTCATCGGGAGCCAGGATCACGCGGGTCACCGGGCGGCCCAGGGCGTCGCGCACCTTCTGTTCCATCTGCTGCTGCTGGCGGTTCTCGAGGGCCTCCCCGGCCTCCTCGCGCTTGTCGCTGAACCACGACTTGGCGCGGTCGAGGAAGTTGCTCGCGCCCTCGCTGACGCTCGCCACGCCGCCGGACAGGGCGGCGGCGGTGCCCGTGCCGCCCCCCCCGGACTGCGGCGCGACCGTCGCGGCGATCAGGGCGGCGTCCAGGCCCAGGGTCCGCGCACGCTCGGCCACGGCGGGCGTCACGATCTGGCCCTGCACGGCGAGCAGGTTGCCCGTGGGGGTCCGCACGTCGCTGCGCACCCGGCGCCCGATGGTGTCCTCCACGGTGGTGGGTTCGCTGCGCCCAGTCAGGGTCTGCACCGTCTCCGCGAGGCTACCGCCCCCCGCCGCCGCGACGAGCGCTGGCAGACGCCCGGCCTGTTCGGCCCGCTCGGCGTGGAAGGGCGTGATGACCGTGCCCTGGTGAACGATGACTTCCTGCACCCCATCGGCCACCTCCGCCGTCACGTCGGTGGCGGCGGTCTTGCCGATCACGTAGTCCTTTTGGCGCTCGGCGCTGGCACCGCGCAGGTCGTCTACGCTGCCCTGCACCCGCTCCTTGGCGCTGCCGTAGGCCTCGGAGAGCACGCCGCCCGTCGCGGCGGTCGCCAGCGCGGCCAGCTTGCCCGCCCCCTCGGCGCGGTCGGCCTGCTCGGCGGTGATGGTCTCACCCTTGTGGACGATCACGGTGCCGTCCTCCAGGGTGATGTCGCCGCCCGCCGTCTTGCCGACGACGTATTCCTTCTGGCGCTCCTTGGTGGCCTCAGCGATGTTCTCGTAGCCGTGCTTGACGCTCTCGGCGGCGCTCTGGTAGGCCCCCTTCAGGCCGCCGGGCTCCTGCTCCTGCATGGCCGTCGCCACGCTGATGGGCACGATGGCCGCGTCCTGCCCGATCTGCACGTCCTCGGGCGCGGGCACGAAGCTGCGGCCGCTGGTCAGGTCGCTGAAAATGCCGCCCGTCGCGTCGTAGCCCTCCACGCGCCCGGTCGTCTCGTCAAAGTACACGTCGGCGATCTTGCCGAGGTTCTGGCCGTCGGTGGTCAGCAGGGTCATGCCGACGAGGCTGATGTTGGAGTCCAGCACCTCGGCGAGGCGGCCGTCCTCGCGGGTGGAGGTCACGGCGTCGGCACTGTCCACCATGATGGCGTCCTCGCCGACCGAGCGAATGGCCTCGAAGGGCACCACCCGCGCCGAGCGGAACCAGCCGCCCTCGTCGACGAGCAGCCCCAGCACCTGGTTGGCTTGATGGTCGAAGACGAGGTCACGCACGCTGTCGATGCGCTCGCCCGTGTTGATGGCCACGACGTTGCGGCCGAGGAGTTCTTTGCCTTTGATCATGCGAGTCCTCCGGGTGGAAGCCCCGGCTCAGAAGCCGAGGTTGAGGATGCCCTGGGGCTTGAGGTACAGGAAGTACGCGAGTAGGAACAGAATGAGCAGGATCAGAATGACGAGCAGCGCCGTGCGCCCGCCGCCCCCGCCGTTGCCTTGCAATCGAGCCATAAGTCAGCCTCCTTCGGGGAGTGTAGAAAGTCGGCCCCGCGCGTGGGAGGCTTTCTCCCTCACCCGAAGTTGACGCAACCTTGCGCTGCCCTTGAGCTGTCCACATGGTTCTCACGTGTTCCGGTCAAGGTGGGGCAGAGGACACCCCACCCAACGCACAATTCCTGTCAGAGTGGCTGATTCAGAATGAGGCATGGGTCAAGAGATGTTCAACGCTCTGCTGCTTCCCCTGCTGTTCAGCATGGTGGCGGGCAGCTACGCCTACCTGCGGTTCCCCGAGCGCCGTCCCAGGGTGCTGCTGACCCTGGTGCTGTTTCAGCTTGTCGGGGCTTACGGGCATACCAGCCAGCCCGACACGTCGCTTTTCGGCCTCCTGACCCTGCACCTTCTCGTCGTGGTGACGTGGCTGGCCCACTACCTTCAGACGCCGCAGGGACGCCTCCGACCGGAGCGGGTGCGCGGCGAGTAGAGCGGCCCAGTCGACAAGAAAGCCCCCACCCGAGCACAGGGTGGGGGCTTTGCTGCGACCTGAACCGGCTTACGCCTGAGCGCTCGCCTCCTTGCGGCCACGCTCCAGGATGCCGCGCAGCACGGTCTGGAGGATGCCGCCGTTCTTGTAGTAGTCGATCTCGACCGGCGTGTCGATGCGGCACTGGAGGGTGACCTCGCGGGTCTGGCCATCCTTCGTAATCCGCAGCGTCACGTCCTGACGGGGCTTCAGGTCACCGGGCAGGATCAGGTCGAAGGTTTCGTCGCCCTGGATGCCGAGGCTGTCGGCCGTTTCGCCGTTCTTGTACTGGAGGGGCAGCACGCCCATCCCGACGAGGTTGGAGCGGTGGATGCGCTCGAAGCTCTCGGCCACGACGGCCTTCACGCCCAGCAGGAAGGTGCCCTTGGCGGCCCAGTCGCGGCTGGAGCCCATGCCGTAGTCCTTGCCCGCGAAGACGAGCAGCGGCAC
This region of Deinococcus sp. HSC-46F16 genomic DNA includes:
- the polA gene encoding DNA polymerase I; the protein is MTPPSPDTLVLIDGHALAFRSYFALPPLSNSKGEATHAILGFLRQTLRLARQASNQIIVVFDPPGGSFRHEQYDGYKSGRAQTPSDLPGQIRRLRALVDALGWPRLEELGYEADDVIASVTRMAEGRGLQVRIVTSDRDAYQLLDDHVRVIANDFSLIGPQEVLEKYGVTVRQWVDYRALTGDASDNIPGAKGIGPKTAAKILQEYGTLDAALEAARAGTLEPKGTREKLLASEKDIYFSRDLSCMVTDLPLKVELGVPRGPGDPDRLMELLDELELVSLKREVLALGQKEADSLAAAATAAPETGAFAPPQTEPWRTPGPDVTWGYVLSREDDLTADLVAAATFDGEVARVAPTEARTPPPGALPAAEAPAEPALLPEAPRTKAEQKALEKAARAAEKASQRLAALYPPTVSDAEFIGQRSVRAAGAKALAAHLSVRGTVVEPGDDPLLVAYLLDPANTNMPTVTERYLRLSWPDDAATRAAITHRLMADLPPQLDEPRRKLYGEMELPLSAVLARMEVRGVRLDSAYLRGLSIATAERLATLEAEIHGHAGREFPIRSRDQLETVLYDELGLASGKKTKLTGKRSTAVSALEPLRDEHPIIPALLEYRELEKLRGTYLDPLPNLVNPQTGRLHTTFAQTAVATGRLSSLNPNLQNIPIRSELGREIRKGFIADDGFVLISADYSQIELRLLAHIAEDRLMQQAFQEGADIHRRTAAQVLGLDEATVTAQQRRAAKTVNFGVLYGMSAHRLSNDLGIPYAEAATFIEVYFSTYPGIRRYIDRTLEFGREHGYVETLYGRRRYVPELKASNRTLREAGERLAYNMPIQGTAADIIKLAMVRLDRELEALGARLLLQVHDELLIEAPEHRAGEVAQLTREVMEGAAQLSVPLAVEVGAGPNWYDTK
- a CDS encoding cyclic-di-AMP receptor, which codes for MKLVLAVIQDADAAALIRVLSENAFEVTKLASTGGFLREGNTTLMIGVPDTRMDELKRHVQQTCRTRTRLVTPGVPMGEGGEGMASDPVEVAVGGAVMFVLGVQEFVKV
- a CDS encoding transcriptional regulator; translated protein: MFNPPTLEDLQETRRANEKLVLKALESKPEWVETELAKTTGLALSHLRAALASLLDQGRVRRLPGTGTRAVYGLADPGLADVPATPLTEDAKRVRDYLEGRADSALYMSDQLRMTRDDVMAALSLLNAHGMITCTFVGSLVIFRLKEAQALGQEQAPAAPATGKKKQVA
- a CDS encoding ATP-binding cassette domain-containing protein; translation: MLEIRNLSKTYGRHAALRDVSLTAGEGEVFGLLGPNGAGKTTLLRILATLLQPTSGTASVAGHDVGREPEAVRRVIGVVNGGMGLPARLTGREVLRSFAGFYGMTRAQADARIAELDAALDLGRTLDTRAGEYSTGMKRKVVIARAVIHDPQVLVLDEAASGLDIFARRTLLDFVAAARRPGRLTLYSTHVMSEAEEVCDRVAILHQGELVTVGTIPDILARTSERNLERAFFALVRGMDGEAARAS
- a CDS encoding ABC transporter permease — encoded protein: MRPDHIWRVASRDLLSTLRDRRTLTSTILIPLLLIPLFTLGLPLLLGNFIGGQAQERQQVGVVGTLPAPLRTALTRDEKAPDGTVIRAGVELVPVEDPRAAVQSGEVDAALRAPEPLPTRAGDGAGELEVYAKLGNLRAQTGAFAKVQATVEAYNRELAVQRLGGLGLGPQTLTPVTLSPIDASPEQERRSGQLAFLIPLLMLNFILTGAMATALDATAGEKERGTLESLLVSPVRRSEVVAGKLLATTITALTTALFSVGGFLLTGVLSRTLLDGNGANAELTQAFGGQLTLTLGGALALLGTVISAALLISAILIALSIYARSYKEAQTYVTPLSLAIVFPAVLLQFSDFLTLSDGIYALPLFGSMVSILDVVRGNLTAGHALTAIGANLVGTLLLGLLALRSFHREEVIFRN
- a CDS encoding PRC-barrel domain-containing protein, whose product is MIKGKELLGRNVVAINTGERIDSVRDLVFDHQANQVLGLLVDEGGWFRSARVVPFEAIRSVGEDAIMVDSADAVTSTREDGRLAEVLDSNISLVGMTLLTTDGQNLGKIADVYFDETTGRVEGYDATGGIFSDLTSGRSFVPAPEDVQIGQDAAIVPISVATAMQEQEPGGLKGAYQSAAESVKHGYENIAEATKERQKEYVVGKTAGGDITLEDGTVIVHKGETITAEQADRAEGAGKLAALATAATGGVLSEAYGSAKERVQGSVDDLRGASAERQKDYVIGKTAATDVTAEVADGVQEVIVHQGTVITPFHAERAEQAGRLPALVAAAGGGSLAETVQTLTGRSEPTTVEDTIGRRVRSDVRTPTGNLLAVQGQIVTPAVAERARTLGLDAALIAATVAPQSGGGGTGTAAALSGGVASVSEGASNFLDRAKSWFSDKREEAGEALENRQQQQMEQKVRDALGRPVTRVILAPDDTIILNVGEIVTHKAIDAARAGDVLDILVDSVSKEEPVIDPLAVRPHETGVAALEGQPDPTEGRMDDGARPGMDPVNPTDSTRRN